In Legionella cardiaca, a genomic segment contains:
- a CDS encoding tetratricopeptide repeat protein encodes MQWEQYTRDEQFNEDEIEQALLVVNQTLGDIDSPQRSHDLYLRGLWHEEGIGGDTKYDEAIRLFNEAIELGNANAMNARGYMHLYGLGGEVDYLNAIKLLEKAIWLGNASAMNNRGYMHIEGLGDRSNYPAAIKLLEKAIGLGNASAMTNRGYMYEVGLGGERNYDEAIKLYDEAIELGSSFAIYNRIHMHEQGLGGDVNYPQIVCLYKKLPESRKSRIDIFRIMLADLKSDELNKLCAKIDEMIQYGSDLEHDKAFKVLAHAYDLKDKLELFLLNSYEKKPSHEEVSMFKEEFTQLLHSKDKEMEAHREAWKPIIVNILIAFTGIGFVALLAKVAAHAIASYSNKTNFSLNRACFFAKTHSQTLIEEIEQANDWTIIAGSGSSI; translated from the coding sequence ATGCAATGGGAACAATATACAAGGGATGAGCAATTTAATGAAGATGAAATAGAGCAGGCACTCCTGGTTGTTAACCAAACACTAGGTGATATTGATTCACCTCAAAGAAGCCATGATTTGTATTTAAGAGGTTTATGGCATGAAGAAGGGATTGGTGGCGATACGAAATATGATGAAGCCATTAGACTTTTTAATGAAGCTATCGAACTAGGGAATGCTAATGCAATGAATGCACGTGGTTATATGCATCTGTATGGTTTAGGTGGTGAAGTAGATTACCTCAACGCTATTAAGCTTTTGGAAAAGGCCATTTGGCTAGGTAATGCTAGTGCAATGAATAATCGTGGTTATATGCATATTGAAGGCTTAGGTGATAGGAGTAACTATCCCGCAGCCATTAAGCTTTTGGAAAAGGCCATTGGACTAGGAAATGCCAGCGCAATGACTAATCGTGGTTATATGTATGAGGTTGGCCTAGGTGGCGAGAGAAATTATGATGAAGCGATTAAGCTTTATGATGAGGCTATTGAACTGGGGAGTTCTTTTGCGATTTACAATCGCATTCATATGCATGAGCAGGGTTTAGGCGGCGACGTAAATTATCCACAAATTGTTTGTTTATATAAAAAATTACCGGAAAGCAGAAAAAGTCGAATAGATATTTTTAGAATAATGCTTGCTGATTTAAAGAGTGATGAATTAAATAAATTATGTGCAAAAATAGATGAGATGATTCAATATGGAAGTGATCTTGAACATGATAAAGCATTCAAAGTGTTGGCTCATGCTTACGACTTAAAGGATAAATTGGAGCTTTTTCTTTTGAATTCTTATGAGAAAAAACCAAGCCATGAAGAAGTGTCCATGTTTAAAGAAGAGTTTACCCAATTACTTCATAGCAAAGACAAAGAAATGGAGGCGCATAGAGAGGCGTGGAAACCCATCATTGTCAATATTCTCATTGCATTTACTGGAATTGGATTTGTAGCACTGCTTGCGAAAGTAGCAGCACATGCTATTGCAAGTTATAGCAATAAAACCAATTTTTCTTTAAATAGAGCGTGTTTCTTTGCTAAAACACATTCACAAACCTTGATTGAAGAAATTGAGCAAGCAAATGATTGGACTATTATTGCAGGCAGTGGAAGTAGCATTTGA
- a CDS encoding YdcF family protein, with amino-acid sequence MVIFRHILEMILNPFLLCLLLFALFLGLLWVYGNNRFVRWGLMSVFVLFLIFSTGWLPQTLTQHLENQYPAVIKVQPDIHWVVVLSGGQSELDGRPVNALLNSASIKRLLEGVRLYRQLPQAKLLLSGGGYGFERPEALRLAQIASWFPIPKANIVLETTSINTADQAKALKAIIKEEPFYLVTSAIHMPRSMALCLAQGLHPIAAPTDYTHYWNDERWGKIYLPNPYNLFYLSIAMHELLGSFWAKLHHYYAINQAL; translated from the coding sequence ATGGTTATTTTTCGTCATATACTAGAGATGATATTAAATCCTTTTCTTCTTTGCTTGTTATTGTTTGCCCTATTTTTGGGATTATTATGGGTATATGGCAACAATCGTTTCGTACGTTGGGGATTGATGTCTGTGTTTGTACTATTTTTAATTTTCAGTACAGGATGGCTGCCCCAGACGTTGACGCAGCATCTGGAAAATCAATATCCAGCAGTTATTAAAGTTCAGCCAGACATTCATTGGGTGGTGGTGCTAAGCGGCGGGCAATCTGAACTAGATGGCAGGCCAGTGAATGCCTTATTAAATTCAGCAAGCATTAAAAGATTACTGGAAGGGGTGAGACTATATCGCCAATTACCACAAGCCAAATTATTACTTTCAGGTGGTGGGTATGGTTTTGAAAGACCAGAGGCGTTACGACTTGCCCAGATAGCTTCCTGGTTCCCCATCCCGAAAGCGAATATTGTCTTGGAAACCACGTCCATTAATACGGCCGATCAAGCTAAAGCACTCAAGGCTATTATCAAAGAAGAACCCTTTTATCTTGTTACTTCTGCTATTCATATGCCGCGTTCAATGGCACTTTGTCTTGCACAAGGGTTACATCCCATAGCAGCACCTACAGATTATACTCATTATTGGAACGATGAACGTTGGGGAAAAATTTACCTGCCGAATCCCTATAATCTCTTCTATTTAAGTATTGCAATGCATGAGCTCTTGGGAAGTTTTTGGGCAAAATTGCATCATTATTATGCCATAAACCAAGCGCTGTGA
- the lptG gene encoding LPS export ABC transporter permease LptG: MKLLDRYIAKTVLGAIGLVTLMLAGLQIFILFVNQLDDIGKADFGILQTAAYVFLQMPYQVYLFFPLASLLGCLIGLGIMANNRELVVMRAAGMSIGQVTLAVLKAAFIVIILVTIIGETIVPRLAHWGNDRKMQALSGGQTLRTAHGIWLRNGTDFIAIGTILANNTLDNVYQFRFDAAHHMRLARKIAKITFVNNQWTAYDIAETVIGDDKTIARKIPQMPWDVAVKPSILLVSSNEPDEMSLHEIRQYVRVQKQNHQNVLNYQLAYWQRLMQPLTTAVMMILAIPFIFGPLRSSTMGSKLLTGATVGFGFHIINRFFGPISQVFQWPAEVAAIGPTLLFALLGIYLMRRVK, encoded by the coding sequence ATGAAGCTTTTAGATCGTTATATTGCGAAAACAGTTCTTGGAGCAATTGGTTTAGTTACACTAATGCTTGCTGGTTTGCAAATTTTTATTCTTTTCGTCAATCAGTTGGATGATATTGGTAAAGCTGATTTTGGAATTCTCCAGACTGCAGCTTATGTCTTTTTACAAATGCCTTACCAGGTTTATTTATTTTTTCCTTTGGCCAGTTTATTAGGCTGCTTAATTGGTTTAGGTATTATGGCTAATAACAGAGAATTAGTTGTAATGCGTGCTGCCGGGATGTCTATCGGGCAGGTGACATTGGCGGTATTAAAGGCTGCTTTTATTGTCATCATTTTAGTAACAATTATAGGTGAGACAATTGTACCCAGGCTGGCACATTGGGGAAATGATCGAAAGATGCAGGCTTTAAGTGGTGGACAAACGTTAAGAACTGCGCATGGGATTTGGTTACGTAATGGCACTGACTTTATCGCGATTGGTACGATCCTTGCGAATAACACCTTGGATAATGTATATCAATTCCGTTTTGATGCTGCACATCATATGCGTCTTGCTCGCAAAATTGCCAAAATTACGTTTGTGAATAACCAATGGACTGCCTATGATATCGCAGAGACGGTAATTGGTGATGACAAAACAATTGCCAGAAAAATCCCACAAATGCCTTGGGATGTGGCAGTCAAACCCAGTATTTTGTTGGTCAGTAGTAATGAACCTGATGAGATGAGCTTGCATGAGATACGTCAATATGTGCGAGTGCAAAAACAAAATCATCAAAATGTTTTAAATTACCAGTTGGCATATTGGCAACGCTTAATGCAACCATTAACGACCGCAGTAATGATGATTTTAGCAATCCCATTTATTTTTGGACCCTTGCGCTCATCCACTATGGGCTCAAAGCTTCTTACTGGTGCAACTGTTGGTTTTGGTTTTCATATTATTAATCGCTTTTTTGGTCCTATAAGCCAGGTTTTTCAATGGCCAGCTGAGGTTGCTGCCATTGGACCTACTCTGCTATTTGCCTTATTAGGGATTTATCTGATGCGCCGAGTCAAATAA
- the lptF gene encoding LPS export ABC transporter permease LptF, translating to MLIFRYLAKEVFVTLTALTAILLLIFMSNQFVQYLNRAAAGNIPGMIIMKLMMLELPNLMGLLLPLGFYIALLIAYGRLYAESEMTVLQACGYGPSQLLRHSFIIATVVAVIVTVIMIWASPVIATERAKLMRTTGVQTLIQTIVPGRFRQVSNGKQVFYVESMSRSHTKAQYVFLARQVIKNQITQWDILWAERAFAQTDPKTYEDYIVLQQGSEYEGLPGHADFQVARFEEYKVRLPHPVISVQQDIRTATTSSLLPLANPDLRKAAELQWRLSVPIMVFTLTLVAVPLSRVNPRSGKYAKLLPAIVLYIIYANFMFVSRDWIIAGKIPLWIGVWWLHLSVALLGLFLIWRNQVKLS from the coding sequence GTGTTGATTTTTCGTTATTTGGCCAAAGAAGTTTTTGTGACATTAACTGCTTTGACGGCGATATTATTACTGATTTTTATGAGTAATCAATTCGTGCAGTACCTTAATCGTGCTGCTGCAGGAAATATTCCCGGAATGATTATCATGAAGTTGATGATGTTAGAGTTGCCTAACTTGATGGGGTTATTACTCCCACTGGGTTTTTATATTGCTTTGCTAATTGCTTACGGACGGTTATATGCAGAAAGTGAGATGACAGTTCTGCAGGCATGTGGCTATGGTCCTTCGCAGCTGCTAAGGCATAGTTTCATTATAGCAACCGTTGTTGCTGTAATCGTGACTGTTATTATGATATGGGCAAGCCCTGTAATTGCTACTGAGCGGGCTAAATTAATGCGCACCACTGGAGTACAAACATTAATTCAAACCATTGTCCCTGGCCGGTTCCGTCAGGTTTCGAATGGTAAACAAGTATTTTATGTTGAATCAATGAGCCGCAGTCATACCAAAGCTCAATATGTATTTCTTGCTCGCCAAGTCATAAAGAACCAGATTACTCAATGGGATATTCTGTGGGCTGAGCGTGCTTTTGCACAAACTGATCCCAAAACTTACGAAGATTATATTGTGCTGCAACAAGGCAGTGAATATGAAGGTCTTCCCGGACATGCAGATTTTCAAGTCGCCCGCTTTGAGGAATATAAAGTGAGATTACCACATCCTGTGATCTCCGTGCAGCAAGACATTCGTACGGCGACTACCTCAAGCCTTCTTCCTTTGGCAAATCCGGATTTACGCAAAGCGGCGGAATTGCAATGGCGTTTGTCAGTTCCTATCATGGTATTTACATTAACTTTAGTTGCTGTGCCTTTAAGTCGTGTGAATCCTCGCTCAGGAAAATATGCAAAACTATTACCCGCCATCGTACTTTATATTATTTATGCGAATTTTATGTTTGTCTCACGTGATTGGATCATCGCTGGCAAGATTCCTTTATGGATTGGCGTGTGGTGGCTGCATTTATCTGTCGCTCTACTCGGTCTATTTTTAATCTGGCGTAATCAGGTCAAGCTATCATGA
- a CDS encoding leucyl aminopeptidase, with protein MNYGLIETPTLKASECLVLGLFADADINDFAKSLEKEYAGFINRVFTKLTETGDWLWQAELDGHSLMLLNCGKKKEFDAKNLSKRINDIVPILIKQRITTATINLPQVAGRDADWQVEQMLLQIDALLYQSLAFKTKNNKQNKLESVQFHLAGATLNAIQTAKGIAEGVKYTRTLADLPANICTPTYLAEQALELTGQHEHLSAKIIGPEEMQTLGMRTLLAVAQGSVQEPRLIEISYCGGGDAPPIVLVGKGITFDSGGLSIKPANAMDEMKYDMCGAASVFGAIKACALLKLPLNLTGLVASAENMPSGSAIKPGDIITTMSGQTVEILNTDAEGRLVLADALTYAEQLKPALVLDIATLTGAMIIALGYITTGFMTEDEELASQILAAAKDSGEKTWRLPLDEAYQEALESPMADMINASFDRAAGAITAACFLSRFTKKYRWAHLDVAGTAWVSGKKRQATGRPVPLLMQLLRHVTNSR; from the coding sequence ATGAATTATGGACTTATCGAGACGCCTACCCTAAAAGCCAGTGAATGCTTGGTTTTAGGGTTATTTGCAGATGCCGATATCAATGATTTTGCTAAATCTTTGGAAAAAGAATACGCCGGCTTCATTAATCGTGTATTTACCAAGTTGACTGAAACTGGTGATTGGTTATGGCAGGCAGAGCTTGATGGCCATAGTTTAATGCTATTAAATTGCGGAAAGAAGAAAGAATTTGATGCAAAAAATTTAAGTAAACGTATCAACGACATTGTTCCAATACTCATTAAACAGCGTATTACCACGGCAACCATTAATCTGCCGCAGGTTGCTGGACGTGATGCCGATTGGCAAGTAGAACAAATGCTTTTGCAGATCGATGCATTGCTTTATCAATCATTAGCTTTTAAAACCAAAAATAATAAGCAAAATAAGCTTGAATCGGTTCAATTTCATTTAGCAGGCGCCACTCTTAATGCCATTCAAACAGCCAAAGGCATCGCAGAAGGAGTCAAATACACACGGACTCTTGCAGATTTACCTGCCAATATTTGTACGCCCACCTATTTAGCAGAGCAAGCGTTAGAATTAACAGGCCAGCATGAACATTTAAGCGCGAAAATTATTGGACCTGAAGAGATGCAAACTCTCGGTATGAGAACACTACTGGCCGTTGCGCAAGGTAGTGTCCAAGAGCCACGTCTCATTGAAATAAGTTATTGTGGTGGAGGTGATGCGCCACCTATTGTCCTTGTAGGTAAAGGAATTACCTTTGATTCTGGAGGGCTATCGATAAAACCTGCCAACGCCATGGATGAGATGAAATATGACATGTGTGGTGCAGCCAGTGTTTTTGGTGCTATAAAAGCTTGTGCTCTCTTAAAACTACCTCTCAACCTCACCGGCCTGGTTGCCAGCGCAGAGAATATGCCCAGTGGTTCAGCCATTAAACCTGGTGATATTATTACCACCATGTCAGGACAAACTGTCGAAATTTTAAACACGGATGCGGAAGGTAGACTGGTTTTAGCCGATGCATTAACCTATGCGGAACAACTTAAACCTGCTTTGGTCCTTGATATTGCCACTTTGACGGGAGCAATGATTATAGCCCTGGGATATATCACAACCGGTTTTATGACAGAAGATGAAGAGTTAGCCTCTCAAATTCTTGCTGCCGCCAAAGATAGCGGCGAGAAGACTTGGCGCCTACCTTTAGATGAAGCCTACCAAGAAGCCCTGGAAAGCCCTATGGCGGACATGATCAATGCTTCATTTGATAGAGCAGCAGGCGCTATAACAGCAGCTTGCTTTCTTTCTCGCTTTACCAAAAAATATCGCTGGGCTCATTTAGATGTTGCTGGAACCGCATGGGTTTCAGGTAAAAAACGTCAGGCAACCGGACGTCCTGTTCCTTTACTTATGCAGTTGTTACGCCATGTCACTAATTCGCGTTGA
- a CDS encoding DNA polymerase III subunit chi translates to MSLIRVDFYLLSSQEDSARWLLACRLLEKAYLRGHRVFTYCGNQQEAHHFDELLWTFKDNSFIPHNLQGEGPEPPPPIQIGYQSEPRGFNDILLNLSPEIPVFHARFKRIMEIVVNNEAAKELSRKNYKEYRAKQYELHTHEIA, encoded by the coding sequence ATGTCACTAATTCGCGTTGATTTTTATTTATTATCTAGTCAGGAAGATTCGGCTCGTTGGCTTTTAGCTTGTCGTCTCCTTGAGAAAGCTTATTTACGTGGCCATCGCGTTTTCACCTATTGTGGCAATCAACAGGAAGCACACCATTTTGATGAATTACTGTGGACTTTTAAAGATAATAGTTTTATTCCTCATAATCTACAGGGAGAAGGGCCTGAACCACCGCCCCCTATTCAAATTGGCTATCAAAGCGAACCCCGCGGATTTAATGATATTTTGCTGAATTTAAGCCCTGAAATTCCTGTTTTTCATGCACGCTTTAAGCGTATTATGGAAATTGTCGTTAACAACGAGGCCGCTAAAGAACTCAGTCGTAAGAATTATAAAGAATACCGAGCAAAGCAATATGAATTGCATACTCACGAGATAGCTTAA